Proteins from a single region of Runella sp. SP2:
- a CDS encoding UDP-glucose/GDP-mannose dehydrogenase family protein, translated as MKIAVVGTGYVGLVTGTCFAETGVQVCCIDIDVKKVEKLNNGIIPIYEPGLDVLFHRNVAEGRLKFTTDLVEGIKGASVIFLALPTPPGEDGSADLKYILKVADDLGQIMTEYAVIVDKSTVPVGTAEKVSAAVAKNAKVEYDVVSNPEFLREGVAVEDFMKPDRVVIGTKSERAKKVMEKLYAPLVRQGNPVIFMDERSAEMSKYAANSFLAMKITFMNEIANLCELAGADVDNVRKGIGTDSRIGKRFLFAGIGYGGSCFPKDVQALAKTSEEYKYDFKVLKSVMEVNQEQKTKLIPVVKKHFDGDLKGKTIAVWGLSFKPYTDDIREAPALENINILLQEGAKVIAYDPEGMENVKNYVLGNKINYAHTPYAALDDADALMIFTEWPQFRTPEFEKMALLMKNKLIFDGRNVYELDQMKELGFTYYSIGREVVKA; from the coding sequence ATGAAAATCGCTGTAGTAGGAACTGGCTATGTAGGACTCGTAACAGGAACTTGTTTTGCAGAGACTGGTGTACAAGTATGTTGTATCGACATTGACGTAAAAAAAGTTGAAAAGCTGAACAATGGCATTATTCCCATTTACGAACCGGGCTTGGATGTCCTTTTTCATCGAAACGTAGCCGAAGGTCGTTTGAAATTTACCACCGATTTGGTCGAAGGTATCAAAGGGGCGTCGGTGATTTTCTTGGCCTTGCCAACGCCTCCAGGTGAAGATGGTTCGGCAGATTTGAAATATATTTTGAAAGTAGCCGATGATTTGGGTCAAATCATGACCGAATACGCGGTTATCGTCGATAAAAGTACTGTTCCCGTAGGCACAGCCGAAAAAGTAAGCGCCGCCGTGGCGAAAAACGCAAAAGTGGAATACGACGTAGTATCAAACCCTGAGTTTTTGCGCGAAGGGGTGGCTGTAGAAGACTTTATGAAGCCCGACCGCGTAGTGATTGGGACCAAGTCGGAGCGGGCTAAGAAAGTGATGGAGAAGTTGTACGCTCCGTTGGTGCGTCAAGGCAATCCCGTGATTTTTATGGACGAGCGCTCGGCCGAAATGAGCAAATACGCGGCCAACTCGTTTTTGGCCATGAAGATTACGTTTATGAACGAAATCGCCAACTTGTGTGAATTGGCAGGAGCCGACGTTGACAATGTGCGTAAAGGAATCGGAACCGACAGCCGCATTGGAAAACGTTTCTTGTTTGCAGGAATTGGTTATGGTGGAAGTTGCTTCCCCAAAGACGTGCAGGCACTTGCCAAAACGTCGGAAGAATATAAGTACGATTTCAAAGTGTTGAAATCGGTCATGGAAGTAAACCAAGAACAAAAAACGAAACTTATCCCCGTCGTTAAAAAACACTTCGACGGAGATTTGAAAGGGAAAACGATTGCCGTTTGGGGACTTTCGTTCAAGCCATATACCGACGATATTCGTGAGGCGCCAGCGTTGGAAAACATTAATATTCTGTTGCAAGAAGGGGCTAAGGTGATTGCTTACGATCCTGAAGGAATGGAAAATGTGAAAAACTACGTGTTGGGTAACAAAATTAACTATGCACACACGCCATACGCTGCCCTGGACGATGCCGATGCGTTGATGATTTTTACCGAGTGGCCGCAATTCCGCACGCCAGAGTTTGAAAAAATGGCGTTGTTGATGAAAAACAAATTGATTTTCGACGGCCGTAACGTTTACGAATTAGATCAAATGAAGGAACTAGGATTTACCTACTACAGCATTGGTCGTGAGGTGGTGAAAGCCTAA
- a CDS encoding UDP-glucuronic acid decarboxylase family protein, whose protein sequence is MKRVLITGAAGFLGSHLCDRFIKEGYYVIAMDNLVTGDLRNIEHLRSNPNFEFIHHDISKHIVIDGELHYILNFASPASPIDYLKIPIQTLKVGSLGTHNCLGLARAKGARILVASTSEVYGDPLVHPQNEDYWGHVNPVGYRGCYDEAKRFQEAITMAYHRHHGVETRIVRIFNTYGPRMRLNDGRVLPAFIGQALRGEDLTVFGDGSQTRSFCYVDDLVEGIYRLLLSDHAMPVNVGNPAEITIGEFAEEIIKLTGTTQKVIYKPLPQDDPKQRQPDITLAKEVLGWEPKVSRAEGLKITYDYFKNLPEDRLYEETHHREFN, encoded by the coding sequence ATGAAAAGAGTTTTAATCACTGGTGCGGCGGGCTTCTTGGGTTCGCATTTGTGCGATAGATTTATCAAAGAAGGCTATTACGTTATTGCAATGGACAATCTTGTGACGGGCGACCTTCGCAATATTGAGCACTTGCGTTCTAACCCCAACTTTGAATTTATTCACCACGATATTTCAAAGCACATCGTTATCGACGGCGAATTGCACTACATCCTCAATTTTGCCTCGCCAGCTAGCCCCATTGATTATTTGAAAATCCCCATCCAAACCCTCAAAGTAGGTTCGTTGGGTACGCACAACTGCCTTGGCTTGGCACGTGCAAAAGGTGCGCGCATCTTGGTAGCTTCTACTTCGGAAGTGTATGGTGATCCATTGGTTCACCCACAAAACGAAGACTATTGGGGGCACGTAAATCCTGTGGGTTACCGTGGCTGCTACGACGAAGCAAAACGTTTTCAGGAAGCAATCACGATGGCGTATCACCGTCACCACGGCGTAGAAACGCGCATCGTTCGTATCTTCAATACCTACGGCCCACGTATGCGATTGAACGACGGACGGGTATTGCCTGCGTTCATCGGGCAAGCACTTCGCGGTGAAGACCTTACGGTGTTTGGTGATGGTTCGCAAACGCGCTCTTTCTGCTACGTTGATGACCTCGTTGAAGGAATTTATCGTTTGTTGTTGAGCGATCACGCCATGCCAGTAAACGTAGGAAACCCCGCCGAAATTACGATTGGTGAATTTGCCGAAGAAATTATCAAATTGACAGGAACTACCCAAAAAGTAATCTACAAACCACTTCCACAAGACGATCCAAAGCAGCGTCAGCCAGACATTACATTGGCAAAAGAAGTGTTAGGATGGGAGCCAAAAGTATCGCGCGCAGAGGGATTAAAAATTACGTACGACTACTTCAAAAATCTTCCTGAAGACCGCTTGTACGAAGAAACGCACCACAGAGAGTTTAACTAA
- a CDS encoding phosphatase PAP2 family protein — protein MNFIRLLRTNWPFALTYGILLLGLGICQVLYRQGIISLEINRYNGTFADTFFKYITHLGDGIFCVGVGVGLLFRARKKGFLVIGAYAISGILAQLIKNFAFPKEPRPVEYFKGMMQSLHTVPGVELSHWNSFPSGHTTSAFALFALLALWTQKPWLKLGCLVMACVIGFSRMYLLQHFMVDVYVGSLLGTLTAWGLALKFNEIA, from the coding sequence ATGAACTTTATTCGATTGCTTCGCACAAACTGGCCTTTTGCCCTGACTTACGGTATATTATTGTTAGGGTTGGGTATTTGTCAGGTTCTTTACCGACAAGGAATTATTTCGCTGGAAATCAATCGCTACAACGGTACCTTTGCCGATACATTCTTTAAATACATTACGCACCTTGGTGATGGCATTTTTTGCGTTGGGGTAGGAGTAGGGTTATTGTTTCGCGCCCGCAAGAAAGGATTTTTGGTGATTGGAGCCTATGCTATTTCTGGGATATTGGCACAGCTTATCAAAAATTTTGCATTCCCAAAAGAACCGCGTCCAGTGGAATATTTTAAGGGGATGATGCAGTCGTTACACACGGTGCCAGGCGTAGAACTGAGTCACTGGAATAGTTTTCCGTCGGGGCATACGACCTCGGCCTTTGCCTTGTTTGCGCTGTTGGCTTTGTGGACGCAAAAACCTTGGTTGAAACTAGGGTGTTTGGTAATGGCCTGTGTCATAGGTTTTTCAAGAATGTATTTACTTCAACATTTTATGGTCGATGTTTACGTGGGGTCGCTTTTGGGTACGCTCACCGCTTGGGGGTTGGCCTTAAAATTCAACGAAATAGCTTAA
- a CDS encoding glycosyltransferase family 39 protein, producing MKNIKLENPWVIAFLAVAFFVPYLGQTHLFDWDEINFAESAREMLVSGNYLRVQVDFQPFWEKPPLFFWLQALSMKMFGINEFAARFPNAVVGVFTLLTFYFLGKRLVDARFGFLWALVYLGSVTPHLYFKSGIIDPWFNYFMFLSVVNFSFPDAKNTAKSFLLAGIFAGLAVWTKGPVGVGVPTLVLAALWIIQQVQKKNNQATIGDYSVKNLLIYAITAGVFTIGWMLAIILESGWATFVAFLQYLYRLGATSEADHGQPFYYHFVVVLIGCFPISVIGLKYVAVAFKPLIARWKPQVADKMTLPMPAFSLPMLCLFWVVMIVFSIVKTKIVHYSSMAYFPLSYLAALWLHQWLKGEIVWPRWMTVMVLLIGFILSLVLTLVPLIGMNPTAFIPYIDDKFAVANLQAPVEWAGNEWLWGVLYFGAICVALVRWKKQKQMAIRILFFSTSLLMFFYTANVVPKIEGYTQRTVIDFYEAKKGQDVYVWPIGNRSYAQFFYFKKPMGVRPEASDEEWLLNGPVDKPTFLIARIDRADAYRVNPNLEFLKEENGFVFFRRKPDYQKIAESLRKME from the coding sequence ATGAAAAATATAAAACTCGAAAATCCGTGGGTCATCGCATTTCTTGCGGTAGCTTTTTTTGTTCCCTATTTGGGTCAAACCCATTTGTTTGATTGGGATGAAATCAACTTTGCTGAGTCGGCCCGTGAGATGCTCGTTTCGGGGAATTATTTACGCGTACAAGTTGATTTTCAGCCATTTTGGGAAAAGCCACCGCTGTTTTTTTGGTTGCAGGCTTTGTCGATGAAGATGTTTGGCATCAATGAGTTTGCCGCCCGTTTTCCCAATGCTGTCGTAGGAGTTTTTACTTTATTAACCTTCTATTTTTTGGGAAAACGCTTGGTCGATGCTCGCTTTGGGTTTTTGTGGGCGTTGGTTTATTTGGGTTCGGTTACGCCGCATTTGTATTTTAAATCGGGGATTATCGACCCTTGGTTCAATTACTTTATGTTTTTGAGCGTGGTTAATTTTTCGTTTCCAGACGCCAAAAATACCGCAAAAAGTTTCTTGTTGGCGGGCATTTTTGCGGGACTCGCCGTTTGGACGAAAGGACCCGTGGGGGTGGGTGTCCCTACACTCGTTTTGGCGGCGTTGTGGATAATTCAACAAGTTCAGAAGAAAAATAACCAAGCAACAATCGGGGATTATTCCGTTAAAAACCTGCTGATTTATGCCATTACGGCGGGGGTTTTTACGATTGGGTGGATGTTGGCCATCATTTTGGAAAGCGGTTGGGCGACTTTTGTCGCATTTTTGCAGTACCTCTATCGCCTCGGTGCGACTTCGGAAGCCGACCACGGACAGCCATTTTATTATCACTTTGTGGTCGTCCTGATTGGTTGTTTCCCCATTTCGGTGATTGGTCTAAAATACGTAGCAGTAGCTTTTAAACCGTTGATTGCGAGGTGGAAACCGCAGGTAGCTGACAAAATGACGTTGCCCATGCCTGCGTTTTCATTGCCAATGTTGTGCTTGTTTTGGGTGGTGATGATTGTGTTTTCTATTGTCAAAACCAAAATTGTTCATTACAGTTCGATGGCCTATTTCCCGCTTTCGTACCTTGCGGCGTTGTGGCTGCATCAGTGGCTCAAAGGTGAAATTGTGTGGCCAAGATGGATGACGGTTATGGTATTGTTGATTGGGTTTATTTTGTCATTGGTGCTGACTTTAGTGCCGTTGATTGGTATGAACCCAACGGCTTTTATCCCTTATATTGATGACAAATTTGCGGTTGCTAATTTGCAAGCGCCCGTCGAATGGGCTGGAAATGAGTGGCTTTGGGGCGTGCTTTATTTTGGGGCAATCTGTGTTGCTTTGGTACGTTGGAAAAAACAAAAGCAAATGGCCATTCGTATTTTGTTTTTTAGCACATCGCTATTGATGTTTTTTTATACGGCGAACGTCGTTCCAAAAATCGAAGGTTATACTCAACGCACAGTTATTGACTTTTATGAAGCCAAAAAAGGCCAAGATGTTTACGTTTGGCCGATTGGAAACCGAAGCTATGCGCAATTTTTTTACTTCAAAAAGCCGATGGGAGTGCGTCCCGAAGCGAGTGATGAAGAGTGGCTGTTGAATGGCCCAGTGGACAAGCCAACGTTCCTGATTGCGCGTATAGACCGTGCTGACGCCTATCGTGTAAACCCGAATTTAGAGTTCTTGAAGGAAGAAAACGGTTTTGTGTTTTTCCGAAGAAAACCCGATTACCAAAAAATCGCGGAATCGCTACGAAAAATGGAGTAA
- a CDS encoding TetR/AcrR family transcriptional regulator has translation MPELDLTTEEKILKAAETIFLRDGYDGSRMQDIADEAGINKALLHYYFRSKDKLFEHVFDLKIGTFFPKADGIFDLEIDFSDKIGLIIEGYINLLRANPYLPLFVLNTVNNPEKSDFIKKLPIGLMQKIALNYFVELQKGKVRSINPMQFVISIMGMCVFPFLARPILMNAFGADKEAFDVLMKQRIEELKLYVKLILTP, from the coding sequence ATGCCAGAACTTGATTTAACAACGGAAGAAAAAATTTTGAAAGCGGCGGAGACTATCTTTCTCAGGGATGGCTACGACGGTTCCCGAATGCAAGATATAGCGGATGAGGCAGGAATTAACAAAGCATTGCTACATTACTATTTTCGATCGAAGGATAAGTTGTTTGAACACGTTTTTGATTTGAAAATAGGTACGTTTTTCCCAAAAGCTGACGGAATTTTTGATTTAGAAATTGACTTTTCAGACAAAATTGGGCTTATAATTGAAGGTTATATTAACTTATTGAGAGCAAATCCCTACTTGCCTTTGTTTGTTTTGAATACGGTCAATAACCCAGAAAAGTCAGATTTTATCAAAAAACTTCCCATCGGATTGATGCAGAAAATAGCATTAAACTACTTTGTAGAACTCCAAAAAGGCAAAGTTCGAAGTATCAATCCTATGCAGTTTGTGATTTCTATCATGGGAATGTGTGTATTCCCATTTTTGGCTCGTCCCATTTTAATGAATGCGTTTGGGGCAGACAAAGAGGCTTTTGATGTACTTATGAAACAGCGAATCGAGGAGTTAAAACTGTACGTAAAGCTAATTTTAACTCCGTAA
- a CDS encoding TolC family protein: protein MKQKVLFIGMWLGFVSLGHTQSALTLDECYRQAETHSPQSGQTRLIQEATELQLKLLNRNFMPQSRLNGQATWQSDVTSVPIKLPNFEITPPPKDQYKLTLDVTQTIWDGGTVQKQKAVAVANQLADQQKVTVDLYQLREQVSGLYFGALFAERQLKNFDILDKELRAKLAKTKASVQNGIAIRSNILALEARILEVEQMVLETQKRRTASLEALSLLTGIAIDANTSLQLPTVATNSLDMNRPELKWFDAQKQTLSVSEKLVKAKNLPKLSAFATGGYGRPGLNFLSTEFKTYFIGGVQLQIPLSHLYTNSQAIEVQQLRVNQQRIEKQKENFVLATQVRMASQRQEVGRLQALVESDRKLIDIRSTIRKAAESQLENGIITASDYLTELDNEDSARQNLILHEVQLLQAQNNLRLSAGN from the coding sequence ATGAAACAAAAAGTGCTATTTATTGGGATGTGGTTGGGATTTGTTTCGTTGGGGCATACGCAAAGTGCGTTGACCCTCGATGAATGCTACCGACAGGCCGAAACCCACAGCCCTCAATCGGGACAAACCCGTTTGATTCAGGAGGCGACTGAGCTTCAATTGAAGTTGCTTAACCGCAACTTTATGCCTCAATCTCGCCTCAATGGACAAGCTACTTGGCAGTCGGACGTGACGAGTGTGCCGATAAAGTTGCCTAATTTTGAAATCACGCCACCTCCCAAAGACCAATATAAACTGACGTTGGATGTGACACAGACGATTTGGGATGGGGGAACTGTTCAGAAACAAAAGGCGGTGGCTGTTGCGAATCAATTGGCTGACCAACAAAAGGTAACGGTGGATTTGTACCAACTTCGGGAGCAAGTGAGTGGCCTGTATTTCGGGGCGTTGTTTGCCGAACGCCAATTGAAAAACTTTGATATTTTGGACAAAGAGCTTCGTGCCAAACTAGCCAAAACAAAAGCTTCGGTTCAAAATGGAATCGCGATTCGTTCCAATATTCTTGCTTTGGAGGCGCGTATTTTGGAAGTAGAACAAATGGTGTTAGAAACCCAAAAACGGCGAACTGCGTCTTTGGAGGCTCTTTCTCTTTTGACTGGTATTGCGATTGATGCAAACACGTCGCTTCAACTGCCAACGGTAGCGACCAATTCATTGGATATGAATCGGCCAGAATTGAAGTGGTTTGATGCCCAAAAACAAACGCTGTCGGTAAGCGAGAAGCTGGTAAAAGCGAAAAATTTGCCCAAACTATCGGCATTTGCAACGGGCGGATACGGGCGACCTGGGCTGAATTTCCTCTCGACCGAATTTAAAACGTACTTCATTGGAGGGGTGCAACTGCAAATTCCTTTGTCACATTTATATACCAATAGCCAAGCGATTGAAGTGCAACAATTGCGAGTCAATCAACAACGAATTGAGAAACAAAAGGAAAATTTTGTGTTGGCTACCCAAGTCAGAATGGCTTCTCAGCGTCAAGAAGTGGGTCGTTTGCAAGCCCTGGTGGAGAGCGACCGTAAATTGATTGACATTCGTTCGACGATTCGTAAAGCGGCGGAATCTCAGCTTGAAAATGGCATTATTACGGCCAGCGATTATCTGACAGAATTAGACAACGAAGACAGTGCGCGTCAAAACTTGATTTTGCACGAAGTTCAACTCCTTCAAGCACAAAACAATTTACGATTATCGGCAGGGAATTAA
- a CDS encoding HlyD family secretion protein, giving the protein MNTISQKTSLKKAQQRGVGALLFLSLLSLGACNSGDQAFDASGVFEADEVVISSESMGKILSLEVEEGITLKAGQAVGSVDCKNLSLQKAQVQASMEALNQKTNDASPQIQILKEQLMTQQRQIAAQREQLRLLEREHKRLDNLVKAEAVPSKQLDDVDGQISVLKKQIETAEGQVAVVQQQIKSQQQQVSIQNRGVLSERKPLEERIAQFDDQLQRCTITNPIDGTVLVKYTTTNEMTATGKALYKIADLTSLTLRAYITGDQLGKIKLNQPVKVFVDNGKDSYKEVSGVVTWISNKAEFTPKTIQTKDERANLVYATKIKVKNDGFLKIGMYGEVKL; this is encoded by the coding sequence ATGAATACAATATCACAAAAAACATCCCTAAAGAAAGCCCAGCAACGTGGCGTAGGGGCTTTGCTTTTTCTGTCACTTTTGAGTTTGGGTGCTTGCAACAGCGGCGACCAAGCGTTTGATGCAAGTGGCGTTTTTGAAGCCGACGAAGTCGTGATTTCGTCGGAGTCGATGGGGAAAATTCTGAGTTTGGAGGTAGAAGAAGGCATTACCCTCAAGGCAGGCCAGGCGGTTGGGAGTGTTGACTGCAAAAATCTGAGTTTGCAAAAAGCACAAGTGCAAGCGAGCATGGAGGCACTGAACCAAAAAACCAACGACGCTTCTCCCCAAATTCAAATTTTGAAAGAACAATTGATGACGCAACAACGTCAAATAGCCGCTCAACGCGAGCAACTTAGGCTATTGGAGCGCGAACACAAACGTTTGGATAATTTGGTAAAAGCCGAAGCTGTACCAAGTAAACAATTGGACGATGTGGACGGTCAAATTTCGGTGTTGAAAAAACAAATCGAAACGGCCGAAGGGCAAGTGGCGGTGGTTCAGCAGCAAATTAAATCGCAACAGCAGCAAGTGTCGATTCAAAACCGTGGGGTGTTGAGCGAGCGCAAGCCGTTGGAAGAACGTATCGCGCAGTTTGACGACCAACTTCAGCGGTGTACCATTACCAATCCCATTGACGGAACGGTCTTAGTTAAATACACCACTACGAACGAAATGACTGCCACAGGGAAGGCATTGTATAAAATTGCGGACTTGACTTCGCTGACGTTGCGGGCGTATATTACGGGCGACCAACTTGGTAAAATAAAGTTGAACCAGCCCGTCAAAGTGTTTGTCGATAATGGTAAAGACAGCTACAAAGAAGTAAGCGGCGTGGTGACTTGGATTTCGAACAAAGCAGAGTTTACGCCTAAGACCATTCAAACCAAAGACGAACGGGCGAATTTGGTGTACGCCACCAAAATCAAAGTGAAAAACGACGGTTTCCTCAAAATAGGAATGTACGGCGAAGTGAAACTCTAA
- a CDS encoding ABC transporter ATP-binding protein, protein MSTVRVENIKKTYEKGQVLALDDVSFEVKSGELFGLIGPDGAGKTSLFRILATLLVSDAGRAEVAGLDVVNDLWKIRQIVGYMPGKFSLYQDLSIEENLHFFATVFNTTVAQNYHLIEDIYAQIEPFKNRLAGKLSGGMKQKLALCCALIHEPKVMFLDEPTTGVDPVSRKEFWDMLDRLKERGITIVVSTPYMDEASRCDRIALIQKGKILELDTLEQILARHTQNLFAVDTDNRYNLMNDLRQNTQIVSAFAFGEEQHVTLPPHFQEKYMLEFLKEKGHTGIKVRKIAPTIEDTFIKLMLENQ, encoded by the coding sequence ATGTCAACCGTTCGAGTAGAAAATATCAAAAAAACGTACGAAAAAGGGCAGGTACTCGCGCTCGACGATGTCAGTTTTGAGGTAAAATCGGGGGAGTTGTTTGGGCTTATTGGCCCCGACGGTGCAGGCAAAACCTCGCTTTTTCGTATCCTGGCGACCCTGTTGGTATCCGATGCAGGTCGGGCAGAGGTGGCAGGGTTGGACGTTGTGAACGATTTGTGGAAAATACGCCAAATCGTGGGGTATATGCCAGGGAAATTTTCGCTGTACCAAGACCTGAGCATTGAAGAAAATCTCCATTTTTTTGCGACGGTTTTCAATACTACTGTAGCGCAAAATTACCACTTGATTGAAGACATTTACGCCCAAATTGAGCCTTTTAAAAACCGCTTGGCAGGGAAGTTGTCGGGGGGGATGAAACAAAAACTTGCCTTGTGCTGTGCGCTGATTCACGAACCCAAAGTGATGTTCTTGGACGAACCTACCACGGGCGTTGACCCCGTGTCGAGAAAGGAGTTTTGGGACATGCTCGACCGTCTCAAAGAACGCGGAATTACCATTGTCGTTTCAACTCCCTACATGGACGAAGCCAGTCGATGCGATCGAATTGCCTTGATTCAAAAGGGCAAAATTTTGGAACTCGACACTCTCGAACAAATCCTTGCGCGGCATACCCAAAACCTTTTTGCGGTGGATACTGACAATCGGTACAATTTGATGAACGACCTGCGCCAGAACACCCAAATCGTCAGCGCTTTTGCGTTTGGAGAAGAGCAACACGTAACCTTACCGCCTCATTTTCAGGAGAAATACATGTTGGAGTTTTTAAAGGAAAAAGGGCATACGGGCATCAAAGTACGGAAAATAGCGCCGACAATTGAGGATACATTTATCAAATTGATGCTCGAAAACCAATAG
- a CDS encoding ABC transporter ATP-binding protein, producing the protein MTKSVIHTEGLTRKFGDFVAVNAITFDVQEGEIFGFLGANGAGKTTAMRILCGLLEPTSGKASVAGYDVYRQNEEIKKHIGYMSQKFSLYENLTVRENIQFFGGIYGLTHKELREKTEVLIERLGLNQEADKLVGSLPLGWKQKISFSVAILHRPKVVFLDEPTGGVDPITRRQFWDMIYEAAHDGITVFVTTHYMDEAEYCDRVSIMVDGTIAALDTPSGLKKQFQAESMDEVFLQLARGAKRGE; encoded by the coding sequence ATGACAAAATCAGTCATTCATACCGAAGGACTTACCCGAAAATTTGGTGACTTCGTGGCCGTAAACGCCATTACGTTTGACGTGCAAGAAGGTGAAATCTTTGGTTTTTTGGGAGCCAATGGAGCAGGAAAAACTACTGCCATGCGAATATTGTGCGGATTGCTGGAGCCAACCTCGGGCAAGGCATCGGTAGCAGGCTATGACGTGTATCGGCAAAATGAAGAAATCAAAAAGCACATTGGGTACATGAGTCAAAAGTTTTCGTTGTACGAAAACCTGACGGTGCGGGAAAACATCCAGTTTTTTGGAGGGATTTACGGACTGACGCATAAAGAGCTTCGCGAAAAAACCGAAGTGCTGATTGAGCGACTTGGACTAAACCAAGAGGCCGACAAATTGGTGGGCTCGTTGCCACTGGGATGGAAACAAAAAATATCGTTTTCGGTGGCCATCTTACACCGACCCAAGGTGGTGTTTTTGGATGAACCCACGGGCGGTGTCGATCCCATCACGCGTCGTCAGTTTTGGGACATGATTTACGAAGCAGCGCACGACGGCATTACCGTTTTTGTGACGACCCACTACATGGACGAAGCGGAATATTGCGACCGTGTTTCGATCATGGTTGACGGGACAATCGCAGCCTTAGATACGCCTTCGGGGCTTAAAAAGCAGTTTCAGGCAGAGAGTATGGATGAGGTGTTTTTACAATTAGCGCGCGGCGCAAAACGAGGAGAATAA
- a CDS encoding ABC transporter permease — translation MKTFVAFIRKEFWHVLRDTRSLVILLGLPVVMMILFGFALSSEVKNSNVAILDYSNDDASRLLIDRIDQSQYFSVKERLTSEAQIERVFRRGEARLVIIFPQNFQEDLLHTNQVQVRMIGDASDPNTSNIVINYASSIFRDYQNELTQQKKLPYTIETETRMLYNPQLKSSYNFVPGVMTLILMLLGAMMTSVSIVKEKETGTMEILLVSPMRPLLVVLSKAVPYLFLCFVDVIIILLLAVFLLDMPIRGSLPLLLAESLLFIITTLSLGLLVSAVVDSQQTAMFLSLVGFLMPALVFSGFMFPIENMPLPLQIVSNIVPTKWYYSIVRAIMVKGLGFSYVAKQTLILAIMTVVYLTVAIRKFKIRLA, via the coding sequence ATGAAAACATTTGTAGCTTTTATCCGAAAAGAATTTTGGCACGTACTCCGCGATACCCGCAGCTTAGTAATTCTGTTGGGACTGCCAGTCGTGATGATGATTTTGTTTGGCTTTGCGCTTTCGAGCGAAGTTAAAAATTCAAACGTGGCCATTTTGGATTATTCCAACGATGATGCCTCACGTTTACTCATCGACCGTATTGACCAAAGCCAGTATTTTAGCGTCAAAGAACGCTTGACTTCCGAGGCGCAAATTGAGCGGGTTTTTCGGCGGGGAGAGGCGCGTTTAGTCATCATTTTTCCTCAAAATTTTCAGGAAGATTTACTGCACACCAATCAGGTGCAGGTACGAATGATTGGCGATGCGTCTGATCCAAATACGTCCAACATTGTTATCAATTACGCATCCAGCATTTTTCGCGATTACCAAAACGAGCTTACTCAACAGAAAAAACTGCCGTACACCATCGAAACCGAAACGCGGATGCTGTACAACCCGCAGCTTAAAAGCTCGTACAACTTCGTGCCTGGCGTAATGACCCTGATTTTGATGCTGTTAGGGGCTATGATGACTTCGGTGTCGATTGTCAAAGAAAAAGAAACTGGAACCATGGAAATCCTGCTGGTTTCGCCCATGCGCCCCTTGTTGGTGGTTTTGAGTAAGGCAGTACCTTACCTGTTTTTGTGCTTTGTTGACGTGATTATCATCTTACTGTTGGCGGTGTTTCTGCTGGATATGCCCATTCGTGGAAGCCTTCCGTTGCTGTTGGCTGAGAGTTTGTTGTTTATCATCACTACTTTATCCTTGGGCTTATTGGTGTCGGCAGTGGTGGACTCTCAGCAAACTGCCATGTTTTTATCGCTGGTAGGTTTTTTGATGCCCGCGTTGGTTTTTAGCGGGTTTATGTTTCCGATTGAGAACATGCCGTTGCCGTTGCAAATTGTGAGCAATATTGTTCCGACGAAGTGGTATTACAGCATCGTTCGGGCCATTATGGTGAAGGGGTTAGGGTTTTCGTACGTGGCGAAACAGACCCTGATTTTGGCGATTATGACCGTTGTTTATTTGACCGTAGCGATACGTAAGTTTAAAATTCGCTTGGCTTAA